In the Flavobacterium sp. 90 genome, AAGTAAAAAGCGGACCAGCATTTCAAAAAACGCCAAACTCCGCTTTGGTTGCTGTAATGCGAAGAGATGCGGCTCTTGCCGAAGATTATGCCAAACGTCACAACGTTCCTAAATGGTATTCAAATGCTGTTGATTTGATCAATGATCCTGAAGTTGATGCCGTTTATATTGCTACTCCTCCATCGTCTCATAAAGAATATACTATTTTGTGTGCCAAAGCAGGGAAACCTGTTTATGTCGAAAAACCAATGGCATTAAATTTTGAAGAATGCAACGAAATGATCAGTATTTGCAAAGAACATAATGTCCCGTTATTTGTAGCTTATTATAGAAGAAGTTTGCCTCGTTTTTTGAAAATAAAAGAACTTATCGATCAAAACAAAATTGGTAAAATCAGACACGTAAATTGTGTTTTATATCATCCTTTTGAAGCTCGTTACGACGACGATATTAATTTGCCCTGGACGGTTTTGCCACACATTTCCGGTGGTGGAATTTTTGTCGATTTAGCTTGTCATACTTTGGATTTTCTTGATTTTGTTTTAGGTCCGATAAAGTCTGTTCGCGGACATGCAAGTCAACAACTTCTTGCTTATCCAGCCGAAGATTCTG is a window encoding:
- a CDS encoding Gfo/Idh/MocA family oxidoreductase, encoding MKIVKWGIIGCGNVTEVKSGPAFQKTPNSALVAVMRRDAALAEDYAKRHNVPKWYSNAVDLINDPEVDAVYIATPPSSHKEYTILCAKAGKPVYVEKPMALNFEECNEMISICKEHNVPLFVAYYRRSLPRFLKIKELIDQNKIGKIRHVNCVLYHPFEARYDDDINLPWTVLPHISGGGIFVDLACHTLDFLDFVLGPIKSVRGHASQQLLAYPAEDSVSMSFLFENGIHGTGLWNFASFERYDNTDIVGDKGKISFSTFGNDPIHIQYTNGEKESITIENPLHIQQPLIETIVAELLGNEGFSPSKGNSAARTTWVIDEVLKEFRKL